TCCTACCCTTGATACCGAAATACCTACGTTGATCGCCGGTCTTACACCTGAGTTGAATAAATCAGATTCCAGGAAGATCTGTCCGTCGGTAATCGAAATTACGTTCGTTGGGATGTATGCAGATACGTCACCAGCCTGAGTCTCGATGATCGGTAGCGCTGTAAGCGATCCGCCACCTTTTACCATTGGTTTCAAAGACTCGGGAAGGTCGTTCATCTGCTTTGCGATATTGTCGTCAGCGATAATTTTAGCCGCTCTCTCCAATAATCTTGAGTGAAGGTAGAATACGTCACCCGGATAAGCTTCACGTCCCGGTGGTCTTCTCAATAGAAGAGAAAGCTCACGGTAAGCTACCGCCTGCTTAGACAAATCATCATAAATGATCAAAGCCGGACGGCCTGTATCACGGAAAAACTCCCCGATTGCAGCACCCGCCATCGGCGCGTAAACCTGCATGGGAGAAGGGTCGGAAGCATTAGCTGCAACAATAGTTGTATAAGCCATCGCTCCTCTGTCTTCGAGAGTTTTTACAATTTGTGCAACGGTAGATCCTTTCTGACCTACAGCTACGTAGATACAGTAAACCGGTTTACCAGCATCATAAAATTCCTTTTGGTTCAAAATGGTGTCAATAGCAACGGTAGTTTTACCAGTCTGACGGTCACCGATGATAAGCTCTCTCTGTCCTCTTCCTACAGGAATCATGGAATCGATCGCAACGATACCTGTTTGAAGCGGCTCGTTTACCGGCTGTCTGTAAATTACTCCCGGTGCCTTTCTTTCGAGCGGCATTTCATAAAGGTCTCCAGTGATTGGGCCTTTACCGTCGATTGGGTTTCCGAGGGTATCTACAACTCTTCCCAGCATGCCTTCACCAACTTTGATGGATGAAATTCTGTTGGTTCTGTTTACCGTATCTCCTTCTTTTACCAGTTTAGACTCACCAAGAAGTGCCACACCTACGTTGTCTTCCTCAAGGTTCAAAACGATTCCTTCAATTCCGCTCTGGAATCTTACAAGTTCACCATACTGTACGTTCTCTAAACCGTAAACACGGGCAATACCGTCACCAATCTGAAGTACTGTACCTACTTCCTCTACATTGGACTGAGTATCAAAATTTGCTAATTGCTGCTTCAGTATCGCTGATACTTCTGCTGGATTTATTTCTGCCATTTTGGTTGTTTTTTCTTAATTAACTTGGAAATCTTTTCTTAATTTATTCAGCTTGTTTTTCACCGAAGCATCTACCTGCTGGTCGCCAACTCTTAGAATATAACCTCCTAAAACATCTGGATTGATATTGGTTTGCAGGTCAAAATTCTGAGATTTTACCAAACCGGAAGATTTAATAATCTCATCGATATTCGCGTCTGAAAGCGGTGCTGCAGTGGTAAGCGTAATTCTTTGGATTCCCTGCATATCTTCCACTTTATTAATGAATTCCTGGGCAATATCTTTCAGGTGGGTTTCCCTTCCCTGCTTGATGACAAGGCTGATCAGGTTTTTGGCTACTGGTGAAAAGTTTTTGAAAATTTCAGAAGCTGCAGCAGTCTTCTTCTTACTGTCGATGAAAGGTGTTGCGAAGAAAGAATTCAGCTCCTTGCTGTCTTTCATCACTTTTACCACGTCCTTCATTTCAGCAAAAACAGACGCTGTATTACCGGTTTCCTCTGTGAAATCCAGCAAACCCTGCGCATATCTTTTTGCTACTTTGGATGTAAGCATTATTAGTTAAGATTAGATTTGTTTAAATAATTTTCAACTAAAGCGTTCTGAGCTTCGCTGCTGTCCAGTTTCTGCT
The sequence above is a segment of the Chryseobacterium taklimakanense genome. Coding sequences within it:
- the atpH gene encoding ATP synthase F1 subunit delta — encoded protein: MLTSKVAKRYAQGLLDFTEETGNTASVFAEMKDVVKVMKDSKELNSFFATPFIDSKKKTAAASEIFKNFSPVAKNLISLVIKQGRETHLKDIAQEFINKVEDMQGIQRITLTTAAPLSDANIDEIIKSSGLVKSQNFDLQTNINPDVLGGYILRVGDQQVDASVKNKLNKLRKDFQVN
- the atpA gene encoding F0F1 ATP synthase subunit alpha → MAEINPAEVSAILKQQLANFDTQSNVEEVGTVLQIGDGIARVYGLENVQYGELVRFQSGIEGIVLNLEEDNVGVALLGESKLVKEGDTVNRTNRISSIKVGEGMLGRVVDTLGNPIDGKGPITGDLYEMPLERKAPGVIYRQPVNEPLQTGIVAIDSMIPVGRGQRELIIGDRQTGKTTVAIDTILNQKEFYDAGKPVYCIYVAVGQKGSTVAQIVKTLEDRGAMAYTTIVAANASDPSPMQVYAPMAGAAIGEFFRDTGRPALIIYDDLSKQAVAYRELSLLLRRPPGREAYPGDVFYLHSRLLERAAKIIADDNIAKQMNDLPESLKPMVKGGGSLTALPIIETQAGDVSAYIPTNVISITDGQIFLESDLFNSGVRPAINVGISVSRVGGNAQIKSMKKVSGTLKLDQAQYKELEAFAKFGSDLDAATLSVISKGEKNVEILKQPVNSPLPVENQVAMVYAGTENLLRNVPVRKVKEFMKEYVEFLKTKHPETMAAIKSGKIDNEVTDVLKSAAADLAGKYN